In the Candidatus Omnitrophota bacterium genome, one interval contains:
- a CDS encoding fumarylacetoacetate hydrolase family protein has translation MKITKTSFNPSKIILAGLNYRDHARELKMKIPKEPVIFFKAPTALIGHGDKIIYPKNVKRLDYEAELALIIKKKAKDVSVKEAKKYILGFTCLNDVTARDLQKKDGQWARAKSFDTFCPIGPCLKTDLDLSNLRIQTYLNGKLRQDSTTQQLIFSVEYLVSFISKIMTLYPGDIISTGTPPGVGKMEPGDQVEVVIEGIGRLRNKVFN, from the coding sequence ATGAAGATAACAAAAACTTCTTTTAATCCTAGTAAAATTATTCTGGCCGGCCTTAACTACCGTGATCATGCCAGAGAATTAAAAATGAAAATCCCCAAAGAACCGGTAATATTTTTTAAGGCTCCGACGGCTTTAATCGGCCATGGCGATAAAATTATTTACCCTAAAAATGTTAAGCGTTTAGACTATGAGGCTGAGTTAGCTTTAATAATTAAAAAGAAGGCCAAAGATGTTTCGGTCAAAGAAGCTAAAAAATATATACTAGGGTTTACCTGCCTTAATGACGTAACTGCTCGCGATTTGCAAAAGAAAGATGGACAGTGGGCCAGGGCTAAATCTTTTGATACTTTTTGTCCGATAGGGCCATGTCTAAAAACAGATTTGGATTTATCCAATTTAAGAATTCAAACTTATCTTAATGGAAAATTAAGGCAAGATTCTACCACTCAACAGCTTATTTTTTCGGTGGAATACCTAGTTTCTTTTATTTCTAAAATAATGACTCTTTATCCCGGAGATATTATTTCAACCGGAACTCCTCCCGGAGTAGGCAAAATGGAGCCTGGCGATCAAGTTGAGGTGGTTATCGAAGGGATTGGTAGATTAAGAAATAAGGTGTTTAATTAG
- a CDS encoding secondary thiamine-phosphate synthase enzyme YjbQ: protein MKVCTEYIKLNTKKKIEFVNITDTVEAIIQKSQIKEGLCLVNTMHITASVFINDEEEGLKADFRQWLEELAPGDIDKYKHNLTGEDNAYAHLRRTIMGREVVVAITDGRLDFGPWEQIFYGEFDGCRPKRILVKILGQ from the coding sequence ATGAAGGTCTGTACTGAGTACATTAAGCTTAATACAAAAAAGAAGATTGAATTTGTTAATATCACCGATACAGTTGAAGCTATTATCCAAAAGAGTCAAATAAAAGAGGGCTTGTGTTTAGTGAATACGATGCATATCACTGCTTCGGTTTTTATCAATGATGAGGAGGAGGGGTTAAAGGCAGATTTTAGGCAATGGCTGGAGGAGCTTGCTCCGGGAGATATCGATAAATATAAACATAATTTAACCGGGGAAGATAATGCCTATGCTCATCTTAGAAGAACGATTATGGGGCGTGAGGTTGTTGTAGCGATAACTGATGGTCGGTTAGATTTTGGGCCTTGGGAACAGATATTTTATGGCGAGTTTGATGGTTGCCGGCCGAAGAGGATTTTAGTGAAAATTCTGGGTCAATAA